In Megalops cyprinoides isolate fMegCyp1 chromosome 8, fMegCyp1.pri, whole genome shotgun sequence, the genomic stretch TCCTCAGGAGGAGAGCTGCCATGGCTGAGAGTGTGGGAGGTCAATGGTGAATGAAAGAGAAGTTGTaggcattatttatttatttatttatttaggccAAAAGGacaaccctgtgtgtgtgaaatttaaaGGGACACGGTCACTTTTTTTACATAGGccaaaactatttttttttcacctttcctTTGTCgtttactgcattttatttctacCAGATATCCACAAGCAGTTTGTTGTCAACTATGTACTGAATATGGCTAATGGCTAATTGACTaaagagacccccccccccccccccaacccgcccCCCCTTGGATTATGACTGCACAGCTGTCAAGTTGTGACACAGACGTTGAATGTATTTACTATCACATAGTAATGTGTATTAATGTGAAAGACAACATTTCGCTGAATTATGTAGAGGTTTGCAGCATACTAATCAGTACACGCTGCAAGATAGGTGTTCACTAAGTATAATCACTGACTATAGACTAGGCTCCAGTCAAGTAAGTGATAAAGTCATAAGTGCATTTCCAGGATtacataacattcattttttcaaaaagttATGGTCACTGCAATGATTGTGTGtggaaatattgtttttcaaaaaagaaagaagcagcCAGACACCTCCATTTGCTTTCAAAAGTAGATTCATTAAGTCAACAAGCAACagaaaattcatttattcaaagttTAGCCCAAGAGTTCTATATCACTTCAAATACTGGAAAAAAGGCTGATTTATGTTGACTGTTGACGCATATTTAACATCTTAACATTAAAGATGGGGTAAAGTTATTAAAGCATACTATAAAGATGGGACGGTCTGAATGGATAAATGAGTGGATGCCGTGAAAATGAAAGAGCCCTTCCTTCAACTGGATAACAGTTAGATATGATTGTCGTCATGCTCCAGTATATTAGAAATACCGGAATTAAAATGACAGAGCAATTTGCAGCAGGGAAACTGAAGCGTTCATGCATTTCATGGAGAAAGATTGCATAGCGGTTAAAAAGATGAAATCGTTTTAGTGTCCTTGGTGccagtgctgtgcttttttttttgccatcctCTTTCTTCCCCCTTGTTTCCCAAGGTACACACCAGGCGTACAAGTCCTGTCTGATTCTCTCCCACAGACGTTTCTGGAGTGTCTGTTTCTTATCCTCCAGTGTGCAATGTGACATGTTCTGTTGTGAATATTAAAAGAAGAAAGCCAAGTCGTTCAGGCACAGATCTGCTGAAATATTCCTCAAGGTACAGGACTGTGTATGGGAGGTATCCATAAAACCAAGTTCACCTcgttatttttctttctcttctccatAGGAAACATAGAATGCATTTCCCTTAACACAGTAGCTCAAACAACTGCAATATTTtatgggggggttgggggactgggggggggggggggacaagcATGCACTAATTCATTTTCAAGTCGTTTTTGTGAATCTTCTcagtaaaacatgaaatggcaCAAAGGCCTGTGCTTCCTTCTAGAAAGACGAAAAGATCCAGAATCCTCCAAACCCAACAGATGACGGACTGCTAATAAACTGTGTTTGTACAAACATCTCAATGGCTctagcagtgagagagagcacagacaggcaCTGTGCTGTGGTCAGGGCGTGGTCAGGATCTCTGTTCTGGGCCACAGTCCAGCTCACTGCAGGTGTCCCTCCTCAGAAAAGATCAGCTCCAGCACCGGGGACGAGGTGGGGTTCTCCCAACAGCTCGCATAAAAGCAGGGGTCCCAGTAGTCTGAGGTCAGGGAAGCCTTGCCATGTCACGTGACCGCCTTGCGCCCACACATCCTTCCTGGGAGCCCACTCAGAATCGTAAATGAAAGGTGCTGAAATCAAGAAGAGATGAACCCGGTCAGCGAGACAGGCAAGGAGAGGCACACTTTAGAAAAGCAGTTCCACACAATTTCAGGGAGcctctttcactttcactttgaGAATAATGGCTCTTAATAGCTCCATTTCTGAGATTCCAAAGCCCCATATGCTTTAAAGACTGTTAGACGGGGATGAaaaagtatacagtatatgcctCATTAAGTGTGtaagtttttaaataataattaaattgaaatcaagttggaaaaaaagaccagaTGGCTCTTGATGAACTTTTGAAAGTGAGTTatactgaattaaataaaagtaCAGGAAACTATACAGGGCATAACCATTTTATGcctaacatttttaacataaagCATCTGTGTCTCTTTGAACCAAAAgtataataaaacattacaataccTGTAGGCAACACTTGCCCtgaattcaatcaacatttgtcctttaCTTTGACTTACACATAAATCCAagtattactttaaaaaaaaaaacaacacaaacatatatttctATTAATATTGGAAACCAATGAACTTGCCAACTTGCCTATAAGCCTACAATAAACTATGTTTATAGAGCATAAAGGCAGCgctgtagcatagtggttaaggaacaggacttgtaaccaaaaactTGCCAGTTCTTTtccatgctggggcactgctactgtacccttaggcaaggtacccacaattgcttcagtaaaaaaatatccagctgtataaatggataataaatGGATAACCAATGTAAGTAGcgtaagagtgtctgctaaatggcagtatTGTTTATGAAGAGGAAAATTTAAGGATAAATGCTGACTGAATGCAGGGATTAGTTCTGCAATACAATACTGATTTTCCAAATATCTAAATGTATTAAAGCAAAAAAGATACAGCGTAAATTGGTTAATATCACCCCACTCAAcatgccacattttttttcaaaagctatTGCTGTATGTTATTGATTGATAAACACTCATTTAACATCACTGGGAAACCTGTTTGCTCTCATCTTCAGAGTAGCCAGTTATGCCCTCTACACTTTTTATATGTATGgtagaaaaataattaataataactaataatacCTTATTTAGCAACACATAACTCATCATAACCTTTTTTAGAATAAGGTAAAACCTCAGCTAATGTTCTGTGTTAACCACCTCAAATATGCTACAACTATATAAAGTAGCTTACTTAGGGACTACAACTCTTGTCCTGGCTACATGTCTGCCTATGTTTCAGCTGCCTTGGAGTCAGGTCCTGGGAGTAGGAAAACAGTGGGACTGGCTCAACAGAAACAGGTGTACTTTAAGAGTTTCAACTTCTTAAACTGGAAACCCCGAGTTAAGGTAAGGGCTGAATGCATGATTGCATGTctagctgtgtgtttcagttatctctaaataatttacatgttttactCACAAACAGCATAACCCAAACATCCCATCATCAATTTCAAGGGTGGCGGTCTGTTTCTTATTTGCGACATTCCTGAATATACAGGACAGTTGGATATGCTGTAtggttatttctttattatgaATACTACCTCTAGCTTGCCAGAACGAGAaagatttattaaaatgtataaagtTAAATTTAATTTAGAGAAATGGTGTATAGCAGTTGGCATGCTCATCAAGTGTTATGCTATATGTAAGTAATCACTGTTTGGGGTCAAGAGCACTATGCGATGATTAAAAATAGTGGAAAATCAACTTCATTAGTATTCttcattttactgtaaaacacatgAATAAGCATATTTCCTGAATAAGAAAATATCCATGAATAAGCATAGTTCCTCAGCCTGGTGGAGCCATTAGATAACAATGCAAGCCCATTAAAAGCACACCCCACTTAATATCTGTTGGTCATTCAGTACGGCAGACGTTGCATTCTCTACAGTGGTAGGACTCCACTCAATGTGACCTCCACTGGTACTGTGTGGGACACAGGATGAGCTTTTCTTTCACCCATGACAGCCTGAATTTTGTTTCCCTCGACACATCAGTTAAATATGTACCAAACAGCATAGCTGTGACCCATTACCAACAATGGATGGACCTGCACACTCAATGCGTGGTGATTTACAGATTCTGTGGGggtaaggcaaaaaaaaaaaaaaaagagagagagagagagagaagaaaaccTTGGTGATGTGTCCACTCGTTCTCCCTCAATCACTTTCACGTCTCCCAGTTAGTCCCGCTTTATGAGGTCTTGGCAGATTAATCTCCTGGGGCATTTCATGCTTTTCTTGGCTTTTCCATTTAAAAGCGTTATGTGCCACTCTGGTGCCGGAACGAGGCTGACTGCCCCTAATGATTTACTAAGCAATTTCCCCGTAAGAAAAATGTGCCGGGTCTCACAGAACAGATCACTTGACTGGTGCCAAAGCAGAGTGCTAATACTCCCATTAAAGCACGAGCATGCCGCTAATGGTAACACTTTAGAGTGAAATAGAGTTCCCAGACTATCGTCTTGCCTCATGCTGGTCACTGATCCATTGACGGCTGGATCGCACCGCGTTTCATGAGGTgctgagggattgtgggagctTCACACCTCGCAAGCCACGAGGGGCAAGGTGTTCAATTTCAGCAAATCTCCCTTTTTTTCGCGAGAGAGAGATGTGCATCTGTGAAGCTCAGACTCCTTGTAAAACTGCGGCCCAGGGATCAGCGGCCCCATAAAATGCACTCTGCAGCAAAATTACAGCCCTGACCATGCGGCAAGCGGGTCTACAACGCAGCATGTGATGTGTGATAGCACCAGAGAGATAAAGGTCAGTGAAACATTATATAATTTTCAGTTTACAATAAAAGCGGCTGATACAGACATGTCCTGCTTCACCAATTAATTCCACcataaattaataatgtttaTAATGAATATGATTCATATGATCAAATAAAATGCTctgtaaatacaatataaatggGGATCCTGAAATTATTAAATGTGATACTCTTCATGAGAGGTAGAAGAAGTGCTTTGTTATAATAAGCCCATTCACATTATGGGTGTTTTATGGGTGATTATTATAATCTTCACTCATGTGACTCAGTATACACACTTCTGAGATGTGGCCTGGGACAAAAACAACTGGCTTTGTCCTTAAGTAAGagtgaaactgacaaaaaaaaaaaaaaaaaagcaccagcCTGTCTGAATAGCAGTGAGAGTCAGTCATATCCACCCAACACAAAGATAACACATAGCATCAGGAGTGATTAACAGCTGTCTGGGGCCTTATCCAGTGACCGGGGAAACACATTATGTCCATCAAAAAAGGTGAATCAGGGTTTCCATCCAAACCCAAAGCAAGGCCTATGATTGACAGATTTATGAAAATTACCCCTGCCCACTTCACTCAACCCTTCGGCAATGTGGCTTTTTACAAGAGAGACGCTACCAGCTGGTTCAGGCTTTCAAATGATTACTGTTTACAATGCCATGATGGATGGGTCTACAGTAAAATGCCTTTGATCAAGCACTGCTTTCTTGCTGAATTTCTTACAGCTTACCACTGAAAGCAGCATTACACAGAATTGTCCAATTCTATCTACCAAACAGCTCCATCtcagcattttaattttaacccTGTGGTGCTTGAAACATGGACTTTAAAATAAttcctgttttccatttaaaagacACGAATAGATAACTTTGTTCTCACACTGGAACCAAGCAGTGGCTATGATTTGGAAATGCTGAACATTCTAAAGATGTACCCAAACCATGAATTCTACTATGTACTGACGTCGAAAAGGTAGAGGTAGAAAAAGGTAGAAAAAAGGCTATATGGGCAAGTACCTTAAGAAGTCAGGAGCCCTCGATATCATGTTTTCAAAGTCAGTGAAGGAGAGCTTTCTGTCCCCATCCAGGTCTGCCTCCTCAATGGTCTTCTCGCACACCATGTTTATCTCCTCTGGTGTCAGCTCCTCCTTTGTCAGctttttcaatgttttcttCAGATCCTCCTTACAGATAAAGTTGTCTGTGTTGAAGTCTGCCAAAATTTGAAGACGCACTGAGATGCTGAACTTATACGTAAAAGTCTAGTTTAACAGCTGCTTGAAGACATTACGATAAAGgcatttaatgaatgaatttcaatACCAGCCACAGCTGAAAAAAGACACCACTACTgatacaaaatcaaaattaacTCACCATATATTTTGAAAGCATATACGGCTTTCAGTTCTCTAGGGGCCATTTCACTGAGCACTGAGAACATGTCCACAAAGTCATTGAAGCTGAGGTTGCCTTGCCCGTCCTCGGAGAAGCACTCCACAATGCGGTTTTTGAAGGGATTTTCCTGCACAGAACAACAACCAGTGTTAGAAGACTGTCTCTATCGTTTTCACTGATATCATTCAGCATATTGACAAAGAGAAAATTAACAAGGAAGGTGAGGAGAAAGAACAGAATTAGGAATCAGAtagagggaggtagagaggaaGAACGAGAGTAAATGTACAAGTAAGCTGGCAAGGATGGATGGAGAGGGTGGCTGTTGATGAAAAAGAGGATGAAGacacagaacaggaagaggaagaggcttGAGTGCCACTAATTTGTCAGTTACTACATTTAAAGGGCTAATAAAGAAAAGATGAGAAGATTTTCCGAGAGTGGCCGCAAGTCTACAAACCCAATCAACGGCAATAAATCTGGGGAGGGTAATTGCCTCAGAGCGTGGGTTCAAGGAGAAAGCGAGGATACGGGGGCGGTATAGGGTGGCTGTGCCCCGCAGGTGCAGTGAATAACAGGAGTGAGTCATGCATCGGTGCACACAGATACAACGCTCAATCCAACAAGTGACTGAGTGCCATCATCCTTACGTAACTGAGCTGAAACCATGTCTTCAACATTACACAGACATGACACCTTTAGGGTGAAAACTGCCGAGATGAATGTGCAACGCCACGGACATGAGAAGGAAGGGGGATTGTGGTAAAGAAAGCAGAACTCtgatacagagagagattaCAAGTGTCCTACACTCAGaacgtgtgtgtttatgtgtgtgtgtgtgtgtgtgtgtgtgtgtgtgtgtggcgtgtatgtgtgcgtgtgcaggtatatgtgtctgtgcctATGTTCTGCCCAAAGCTTGCATCTTTGTGCCATAATGAGAGATTGGTCTGGCTCTGTCCTTGTTTTGCCATTGCCAGTAATCCTGCCTCCTTCAGGATCTTATACAATTTTGCCAGGAGATTCTCTGCTGCAGACACCCAACAGCCAAGATCAAGGTCATTGACAATCTCACTGTCATTAATATACTACACAATGCTTAGCTTCCAGATACCAATGAATGAGCAAAAATCCCACCTACAAATGAAACTCTGCTCATTCATTAAAATCCAACAGGTTTGCAGGATTCGTCTCCACAAAACCACCCCTAGCTGCTTGAGAGTGGTGCATGTGCCACATGAAGCATTAGAACACTCTACTTCTAGATGCTGGGGGGCCAAGTcagttacaataaaaacaaaatggattatTATTAAGGTAGCACAAGACAGAGGGAAATACACCCTTTATCTTCTTGGACACACAGCCAACCAAAGCCTAAAGCAAACTTGTATGTTGTTCATACATTTGCAGCAGTAAAGTAAACAGCCTCCTACACAGCCATGTCAACAGTCCACTGAATCGCTCCTCATCCATGGGAAAAGCTAATTAACACAGACATCTGCGCAGGTGGGGCGGTGATTAATGTTCCCTCTGATGACATTAGAAAtatgggaggggtgggggcatCAATCATTGTTCAAGTGGTCTCGGTCAGATTTCATCCAGTTCTGCTGAGGTTTACAGTCCTGAACCCCCCTGGCATTTTTACATGCGGCTCCAATAATATCTCCAGAGGGAATACATTATCACAAGTCCTTTTAAAGCCATAACcctctggggggtggggggtgggggacattTGGTGTGACGGATGATCATGTAAAACTCAATCCATCATGGAATTGTGCTGCAGGGGCAGCAATATAAAAATTACAGGCAACCGCAATGTGTGTGTTAACATGCTGCGCTTGTACCTTCCTGGATTCACAAGCCTGCATAAATGCTTATATTACTGAGATGAATTTCCACACTCAATGTACAATGTCGTCTTTTCAGCTAACTGATGCTTTAAAGGGGCGTcatcatccaaaaaaaaaaacaaaactattatTTCAGTTCTGAGTAGGTAAAAGACACATAAATATAACAGCCATTCAGCATTGTCCTATGAAAGCTTGTGTTAAGCATTATAAACCTGCCCAGCTGCCCTGATGGTGTGAATATATTTAACAGAGAAAGAGGTGAGTGATGACAGGCGAGGAGGAGTCTGCATGGCAGAGTTTGATGCATGCAGTTTTAATTGGGACATTACACGGGATCAGTTCCCAGCTATCTGGCTTAGACTAATGAATGATCCTCTTATTATCCTCCATTGAGTTATGGCCTCGCGGCCATTGCATGTTTGCCTTTCTGAATAGTGCTATTGCTCTGCACTTcaataatatattaaaacaaaaatcccaGGCTTGTTCCAACACCCCTGCTCTGGAAATAAAACTTATGCTGCTATGCAACCATGAAATTACACAGCGACAAAATCTGAGGTGGAAAATAAGTATTTTCATGCAGTGTTAACTTTCAGCAGCTGAGAGGGTAGTCTCAAATTTCTCCACAGACAGTGTTACAATATGTCATATAAATAGCACGGCTATTGTGCCCATTAAAAACCTATTTGTTCCTATAAAATAAAGTGGCATGAGATTAGATATCGAGCTACATGTGTAGCACAGGGTCCGAGGTCAAATGTTCAATTTACTGTATTAAAAGGCCTTTGAGGTGCTTGGTCTGTCATATTTATAATCATGGAAGCTAAAGAGTAAGTGCATGTAGCCCCTACTGTATACAAAAGGCACCAAAAGGTGGATTTGAACTGGCACTCCACATGTCATAAAACTTCTTTTAAGAGACCATGCTCCCCAAAAGACCCAGGTCCACAAAACATCAGACTAATAACACAGACAACACCTGGCAAATGTACAGAATTTGCACCGTACCTACAAGGCACCTTGGGTGGGTctgttagaaaataaaatacaatgataGCATTTGTTTGGACCAGTAAACCAGACCTGTTAGATGTGCTGTAAGTTATACTTAGATAAGATCTACTGTACAAGACAATCATAACTCAATTCACTACATCAAAAAAACATAGTTTTCTCAGACTTGTAAGGGCAATTCTTTACTACACAATTTCACCTTCATTCATGCTATCTGATGTTGTAACCCAACATAAAAGTAGTTTATGGATCTaactttatttttgaatgagGCCCGTGGCTTTGCAAGAGGTAGGCGGACACAGAACACGGTCGATAAATCTCTAAGCAGCGTGCCTACCTCACAATCACGACTTTTTTATGCCTACCAGAGGCTGCCAAAAGCCAAGGCATGAGAATATTGCAGGAGCGATCGACTTTGAGCGTGATGTTCTGCTATGGTTTTATTTCCTATGTACTCTTCATAAGTGTCCTATCCTTTCATTATTAGCTACACGTGTCAAATTAGCAGGCTTTCAAATGAGCCCGGGTTTTAAAGTACTTTAATCCCTTGCAGTTCTGTAATCCACTGTTTCCTTGCTGTGGTAATTGGTCCATCGATCTGAGTTCTCTCTCCTGTATTGACAGGGGACAGTGCAGCAGAACACACCAGCAAGGCCATCCTTCAGGATGGAGCATTGAAAGCAGGCTGCCACAGAGGTTATCTGTGTGGGAGACATCTAATTCCACCATTTTCCAGTCTCTGGAAAAGCATACAGGCTGTCTGAGAGCTATTTGCTTGATAACCGTCATGTCATGTGTACAATGCTGCAGTCAAGATGAGCTATGAACCCACAGTGCACTGAAAATGGATACGAGGTATCAGTCCAGAAGTGGCATTAGTTTCGCAGGAGTAAAGAGAtagccttgaaaaaaaaatccctttccCTTGCCTGAACTGGCCACAAAATAAGGGCAATAcacatctcagaaaaaaatgtactttttttttaat encodes the following:
- the LOC118782384 gene encoding calcium and integrin-binding family member 2-like; translated protein: MGNKHTIFTDEQLNAYQDCTYFTCNEILRLHGRYHELAPQLVPMDYTNDPDVKVPLALIVNMPELKENPFKNRIVECFSEDGQGNLSFNDFVDMFSVLSEMAPRELKAVYAFKIYDFNTDNFICKEDLKKTLKKLTKEELTPEEINMVCEKTIEEADLDGDRKLSFTDFENMISRAPDFLSTFHLRF